A single genomic interval of Coccidioides posadasii str. Silveira chromosome 1, complete sequence harbors:
- the RER2 gene encoding cis-prenyltransferase (EggNog:ENOG410PG3D~COG:I~BUSCO:7469at33183), translating into MSSSMHLSKMRKWFASSPPVEWGIGHIRELLIGALKQGPIPQHVAFVMDGNRRFARNHAIERVEGHNLGFEALAKILEVCYKAGVKVVTIYAFSIENFKRSKFEVDALMEMAKVKLSQLSQHGDLLDRYGASVRVLGRRELVKADVLEAIDRAVELTSRNGDAILNICFPYTSRDEITSAIRNTVIDYSTPLDRTSSNGIKRQFSKSRIVQTIREQAPSAEPNPKEVELVSEEDRSTIEPPSSFSSTTTLQQSQMASKLATVSGPYTSYPPNSDQLIFLSPETISTQTLDDHMLTADSPPLDLLIRTSGVERLSDFMLWQCHEDTDIIFLDTLWPSFGLWDFLPVLWEWQWRVRKQGRRRHAHSARGSALRDTQLSSSMSNEWSSDDEHMAKKMKSL; encoded by the exons GTGGAATGGGGGATTGGGCACATCAGAGAGCTTCTGATCGGGGCGCTGAAGCAGGGACCCATCCCGCAACACGTGGCGTTTGTGATGGATGGAAATAGACGGTTTGCGAGAAACCATGCTATAGAGAGAGTGGAGGGACATAATTTGGGGTTTGAGGCCCTGGCAAAG ATACTGGAAGTCTGTTACAAGGCCGGCGTCAAGGTGGTCACGATATACGCATTTAGCATCGAGAATTTCAAGCGGTCGAAATTCGAGGTTGATGCCCTGATGGAGATGGCGAAGGTGAAGCTATCTCAGTTATCCCAGCATGGTGACCTGCTCGATAGATATGGTGCCAGCGTGAGAGTGTTGGGGAGAAGGGAGTTGGTGAAGGCGGATGTGCTGGAAGCGATCGATCGGGCCGTCGAGCTTACGAGTAGGAACGGGGATGCGATCCTTAATATCTGTTTCCCCTACACGTCTAGGGACGAAATTACATCTGCCATACGAAATACCGTGATCGATTATAGTACCCCACTTGATCGGACCTCGTCGAATGGGATCAAACGGCAATTTTCGAAATCACGAATCGTTCAGACCATCCGAGAACAAGCACCAAGTGCGGAGCCAAACCCTAAGGAGGTCGAACTCGTGTCCGAGGAGGACCGCTCCACTATTGAACCTCCATCTTCGTTTTCTTCTACGACAACTCTACAACAGTCCCAGATGGCAAGCAAGCTGGCCACAGTATCTGGGCCCTATACGTCATATCCTCCGAACAGCGACCAGCTGATATTCCTCTCCCCCGAAACGATTTCTACTCAAACCCTTGACGACCACATGCTCACTGCGGATAGCCCACCCCTGGACCTCTTAATCCGTACATCGGGCGTGGAACGATTAAGCGACTTCATGCTCTGGCAATGCCATGAAGATACCGACATTATCTTCTTAGACACCCTCTGGCCATCGTTTGGGCTGTGGGACTTCTTGCCAGTTCTTTGGGAATGGCAATGGCGAGTCCGAAAGCAAGGACGAAGACGACATGCCCATAGTGCCCGTGGGTCGGCATTACGTGACACGCAACTGTCCAGCAGCATGTCCAATGAGTGGTCTTCTGACGACGAGCATATGGCGAAAAAGATGAAGAGTCTGTAG